A genomic window from Vagococcus sp. CY52-2 includes:
- the iolE gene encoding myo-inosose-2 dehydratase translates to MTIKLGIAPIAWTNDDMPELGKENTFEQCISEMALAGYTGTEIGNKYPKNPEELKSYLEPRGLSVASAWFSAFLTTKPFEETEEAFMLHRDFLHAMGAKVIVVSEQGHSVQGQMETPVFDKKPEFTEDEWEKLTSGLDKLGELANEKDMSIVYHHHMGTGVQTTDEINRLMAETDPKKVSLLYDTGHLVFSGEDPIEVYQTHKDRIKHIHFKDIRKEKMEEVKTNSFSFLKGVKEGVFTVPGDGMIDFTPIWQEIEKDGYEGWIVVEAEQDPSKANPFIYAKAARNYINLITGL, encoded by the coding sequence ATGACAATTAAGTTAGGGATTGCACCAATCGCTTGGACAAATGATGATATGCCGGAATTAGGTAAGGAAAATACGTTTGAACAATGTATCAGTGAAATGGCATTAGCAGGGTACACAGGAACAGAAATTGGAAACAAATATCCGAAAAATCCAGAAGAATTAAAAAGTTACTTAGAACCACGTGGATTATCAGTAGCTAGTGCCTGGTTTAGTGCTTTTTTAACAACCAAACCATTTGAAGAAACAGAAGAGGCTTTTATGTTACATCGTGACTTTTTGCATGCAATGGGAGCAAAAGTCATCGTTGTGTCAGAACAAGGACATAGTGTACAAGGTCAAATGGAGACACCTGTTTTTGATAAAAAACCTGAATTTACAGAAGATGAATGGGAAAAATTAACAAGTGGGTTAGATAAATTAGGCGAGTTGGCAAATGAAAAAGACATGTCTATTGTTTACCACCACCATATGGGGACAGGTGTCCAAACAACTGATGAAATCAATCGTTTGATGGCTGAGACAGATCCTAAAAAAGTGTCACTATTATATGATACTGGTCACTTAGTTTTCTCAGGCGAAGATCCGATTGAAGTGTATCAAACACACAAAGACCGTATTAAACATATTCACTTTAAAGATATTCGTAAGGAAAAAATGGAAGAAGTTAAAACAAACTCATTTAGTTTCTTAAAAGGCGTTAAAGAAGGTGTGTTCACTGTTCCTGGAGATGGCATGATTGATTTTACACCAATTTGGCAAGAAATTGAAAAAGATGGTTATGAAGGATGGATTGTCGTAGAGGCAGAACAAGACCCATCAAAAGCTAATCCATTTATTTATGCAAAAGCTGCTCGTAATTATATTAATTTAATTACTGGTTTATAA
- a CDS encoding Gfo/Idh/MocA family protein: MINKELRIGVIGVGAIGTEHIKRINHKIKGARVVGIYDILEEEKKQLADEMGIIFYGSGEDLISSDDVDAILITSIDETHADYVLKALAQEKYVFCEKPLAIDNQSCAKIVEAEVKCGRRLVQVGFMRRYDKGYMELKKLIESKSYGEVLMLHCAHRNPESGLHYTTPMSIIQTAVHEIDVLRWLLQDDYVSVESILPKKQTKMTHDNLHDPQILVLETKNGVVIQLEIFVNCQFGYDIKCEVVCENGELGLVDPHYTYVKHNFSNQTPISPDWQTRFKEAYDTEFQLWVNGVLNNKLEGPSSWDGYVASIITTAGTESTNKGEKINVMLQEKPSIY, encoded by the coding sequence ATGATAAATAAAGAATTAAGAATCGGTGTAATAGGTGTTGGAGCTATTGGAACAGAGCATATAAAAAGAATTAATCATAAAATAAAAGGTGCTAGAGTCGTTGGCATTTATGATATTTTAGAAGAAGAAAAAAAGCAATTAGCAGATGAAATGGGAATCATATTTTATGGTAGTGGGGAGGACTTAATTTCTTCAGATGACGTCGATGCCATATTGATTACTTCCATTGATGAAACACATGCAGATTATGTATTAAAAGCGTTAGCACAAGAAAAGTATGTATTCTGTGAAAAACCTTTAGCTATAGATAATCAATCATGCGCTAAAATTGTTGAAGCAGAAGTGAAATGCGGTCGACGCTTGGTACAAGTAGGTTTTATGAGACGCTATGATAAAGGTTATATGGAGTTAAAAAAATTAATTGAATCTAAATCATATGGGGAAGTATTAATGCTACATTGTGCGCATAGAAATCCAGAATCTGGCTTACACTACACAACGCCAATGTCTATTATCCAAACGGCAGTGCATGAAATTGATGTGCTACGTTGGTTATTACAAGACGACTATGTTTCAGTTGAAAGTATACTGCCTAAAAAACAAACTAAAATGACACATGACAATTTACATGATCCACAAATTTTAGTATTAGAGACAAAAAATGGTGTGGTGATCCAGTTAGAAATTTTCGTTAATTGTCAATTTGGTTATGATATTAAATGTGAAGTAGTATGTGAAAATGGAGAGTTAGGATTAGTGGATCCACACTATACTTATGTCAAACATAATTTTTCTAATCAGACACCAATATCGCCTGATTGGCAGACACGTTTTAAAGAAGCGTATGATACAGAGTTTCAATTATGGGTTAATGGCGTATTGAATAATAAATTGGAAGGACCATCTTCATGGGATGGGTATGTCGCTTCTATTATCACAACAGCAGGAACGGAATCAACAAATAAAGGTGAAAAAATAAATGTTATGCTTCAAGAAAAACCAAGTATTTATTAA
- a CDS encoding L,D-transpeptidase family protein, which produces MKRKSLLLVPLIMVLVIVSIYSYFAITYQNKFLPNTKIGQIDVSQLSRKQAEKKLKDNIHENEFVILDNDKTWKAIPKQQLGITFDVNKTVSDTIAKQNPWLWFMNYVNQPKNVPIVMTDYNKDELTKQSNALKTALTNFNKERTPTKNAKIEMKDGSFQITDEVAGNSIDVNKFISAFESHVKEGKGSINLESYVQKPTVLATDTQLKKELADINKLTEVNATYLINGQKVAIPKETIASWLTTNDKGDVTLNQDLVKEYVTQLGQQYNTSTNPTKFNSTKRGEVSVPAGSYSWTIATDSETEQLTKLILSGKGFTDRVPAYQGSATPESALLSNTYIEVDLQAQHMWYYKDGKVALDTDIISGKPSTPTPSGVFYVWNKKRNETLRGEDYASPVDYWMPIDWTGVGIHDSPWQNANAYGGTSYTTVGSHGCINTPPDVCAKLFNMIDVGVPVVIF; this is translated from the coding sequence ATGAAACGTAAGTCGTTGTTATTAGTGCCTTTAATTATGGTACTAGTCATTGTTAGTATCTATTCGTATTTTGCTATTACTTATCAGAATAAATTTTTGCCCAATACAAAGATTGGACAAATAGATGTCAGCCAATTATCTAGAAAACAAGCAGAAAAAAAGCTTAAGGACAATATTCATGAGAATGAATTCGTTATACTAGATAATGATAAAACTTGGAAAGCCATTCCTAAACAACAACTAGGAATCACTTTTGATGTTAATAAGACTGTCTCTGATACTATTGCAAAACAAAATCCTTGGTTGTGGTTTATGAATTACGTCAATCAACCTAAAAATGTGCCCATTGTGATGACTGATTATAACAAAGACGAACTAACTAAACAATCTAATGCTTTAAAAACAGCCTTAACGAACTTTAATAAAGAGCGCACACCCACAAAAAATGCAAAAATTGAAATGAAAGATGGTTCATTTCAAATTACAGACGAAGTAGCTGGAAATTCTATTGATGTTAATAAATTTATTTCAGCATTTGAATCTCATGTTAAAGAAGGCAAAGGGTCTATAAACTTAGAATCCTATGTCCAAAAACCAACTGTTTTGGCAACAGATACGCAATTAAAAAAAGAATTAGCGGACATAAATAAGTTAACAGAGGTCAATGCTACGTACCTCATTAATGGGCAAAAAGTGGCAATCCCTAAAGAGACAATTGCTAGTTGGTTAACAACAAACGATAAAGGTGATGTTACTTTAAATCAAGACTTAGTAAAAGAATATGTCACTCAACTTGGGCAACAGTACAATACTAGTACTAATCCAACAAAATTTAATAGCACAAAACGTGGAGAAGTGAGTGTTCCTGCTGGGTCTTATAGTTGGACAATTGCAACAGATAGTGAAACAGAACAACTGACAAAACTAATTTTATCTGGTAAAGGTTTCACAGATCGTGTTCCTGCTTATCAAGGAAGCGCTACTCCCGAATCAGCTCTTCTATCAAACACTTATATAGAAGTTGACTTACAAGCTCAACACATGTGGTACTACAAAGATGGAAAAGTTGCTTTAGATACAGACATTATTTCTGGAAAACCAAGTACACCTACTCCTTCCGGGGTGTTCTATGTTTGGAACAAAAAGCGAAATGAAACTCTTCGCGGTGAAGATTATGCAAGCCCTGTTGATTATTGGATGCCAATCGATTGGACGGGGGTAGGAATTCATGATTCCCCGTGGCAAAATGCCAATGCTTATGGAGGAACATCATATACGACAGTGGGATCACATGGCTGTATTAACACACCCCCTGATGTGTGTGCTAAATTATTTAATATGATTGATGTTGGTGTTCCTGTAGTTATCTTTTAG
- a CDS encoding L-lactate dehydrogenase, whose translation MEHISIDHQKIIVVGNGAVGSSYIFSLVTQNIAQEIGIIDIDVNKAEGDALDLSHALAFTSPKKIYAATYADCKDADIVVITAGAAQKPGETRLDLVNKNLKIFKSIVDDIVSSGFNGIFLIATNPVDILTYATWKFSGFPKHKVIGSGTSLDSARFRQTIAELVDVDARNVHGYILGEHGDTEFPVWSHANIAGLQIYEWVSDHPEIDEEELVNIFFKVRDAAYTIIDKKGATFYGIAVALARITKAILYDENAVLPLSVYLDGQYGLNDIYIGAPAVVNRQGISHVIELPLTDAEQEKFDLSAKRLQEILDEAFE comes from the coding sequence ATGGAACACATAAGTATTGATCATCAAAAAATTATCGTTGTCGGCAATGGGGCTGTTGGTTCAAGTTATATTTTTTCCCTTGTGACACAAAACATCGCACAAGAAATTGGTATTATTGATATTGATGTAAACAAAGCAGAAGGGGATGCCCTTGATTTATCTCACGCTCTAGCATTCACTTCTCCTAAAAAAATCTATGCTGCAACTTACGCTGATTGTAAAGATGCTGACATAGTGGTGATTACTGCAGGTGCTGCACAAAAACCCGGTGAAACACGTCTAGATTTAGTTAATAAAAATTTAAAAATTTTCAAATCCATTGTTGATGATATCGTTTCTTCAGGATTTAATGGTATCTTCTTAATCGCAACTAATCCTGTTGATATTTTAACTTATGCTACATGGAAATTCTCTGGATTTCCAAAACACAAAGTTATCGGTAGCGGAACTTCTCTTGACTCTGCTCGTTTTAGACAAACCATTGCTGAGTTAGTAGACGTTGATGCAAGAAATGTCCATGGATATATTTTAGGTGAACACGGTGATACAGAATTTCCAGTTTGGTCTCATGCTAATATTGCTGGATTGCAAATTTACGAATGGGTTTCAGATCATCCTGAAATTGATGAAGAAGAATTGGTTAACATTTTCTTTAAAGTCCGTGATGCAGCATATACCATCATTGATAAGAAAGGGGCTACTTTCTATGGAATTGCTGTTGCTTTAGCTCGTATTACTAAAGCCATTCTTTATGATGAAAATGCCGTATTACCTTTATCTGTTTACTTAGATGGACAATATGGATTAAACGATATTTATATCGGTGCTCCAGCTGTGGTAAATCGCCAAGGAATCAGCCATGTTATCGAACTTCCATTAACAGATGCTGAACAAGAAAAATTTGACTTATCTGCAAAACGTCTACAAGAAATACTAGATGAAGCATTTGAATAA
- the pth gene encoding aminoacyl-tRNA hydrolase produces MKLIVGLGNPGAKYRTTRHNIGFITLDEIAYQENIEFNKSQFEADTAEFFVDGEKVLLAKPQTFMNESGRSVGPLMTYYNISPENVLVIYDDLDLPVGKVRLRQKGSAGGHNGIKSLISHIGTPEFNRVRIGIDRPNRGEEVIAHVLGNFPKNTHEDMLSAVKLAADASLYWAQGHSFVETMNQYNSKK; encoded by the coding sequence ATGAAATTAATTGTTGGATTGGGAAATCCTGGAGCGAAGTATCGAACAACTCGACATAATATTGGATTTATTACATTAGATGAGATTGCCTATCAAGAAAATATTGAATTTAATAAATCTCAATTTGAAGCCGACACGGCAGAGTTTTTTGTAGATGGTGAAAAGGTGTTATTAGCAAAGCCTCAAACATTTATGAATGAATCAGGTCGTAGTGTAGGACCATTGATGACTTATTATAACATTTCACCCGAAAATGTTTTAGTCATTTATGATGATTTAGATTTACCTGTAGGAAAAGTAAGATTGCGTCAAAAAGGAAGTGCTGGTGGACATAATGGTATTAAAAGTTTAATTTCACATATTGGAACACCTGAGTTTAATCGTGTACGAATAGGGATTGATCGCCCAAATCGCGGAGAAGAAGTGATAGCTCATGTTTTAGGTAATTTTCCTAAAAACACACATGAAGACATGCTGTCAGCTGTAAAATTAGCGGCAGATGCGAGTTTGTATTGGGCACAAGGGCATTCATTTGTTGAGACTATGAATCAATACAATAGTAAGAAATAA
- the mfd gene encoding transcription-repair coupling factor gives MYLNQSMMTIIEQDEQVKEWLDNSETQKSQLITGLAGSAKSLVMSTLLKKNKKIMIVTPNLYYGTKLMDDLQHIVDESYLHFFPVDEVAAVEMSFSSPEALAERINSMVFLNSDEPGIIVTPLAGLRRFLPAPNNWKNSVLSVEVGGIIDLTTLPETLVSLGYVREQMIGKPGEFSIRGSIIDIYPLTSEYPVRIDLFDDEIDSLRLFDVETQRSLSDVENILIPPAMDQVVTKDELANAASVLDEALSKKIDGIKDIDRKNQLTAYKNYTVGEWGSGHPTDDISQYIDMIYEEKYHLSDYLSHDDLVVFDDYSRMIDTEKEILREEAEWLTIKLEDNPVFEDRTLGGDFRQIMKKMPQHRTFFSLFQKGMGNLRFSSIYPFEYRAMQQFFGQLPLLKAEMDRWAKQKQTVVVLVEDTERSKTVERLFIDADISVVVNNKKELLKGQAQIQVGLLESGFELPQDNLIVLVEKEILHTRTKRQARKQTISNAERLKSYNELSPGDYVVHANHGIGKYIGMETLLSGGTHQDYMTILYQNNDKLFIPVTQLDLIQKYVASESRTPRINKLGGSEWTKTKKKVSAKVEDIADDLIQLYAAREAEVGYAFSPDDNYQHEFDNAFPYAETDDQLRSIQEIKKDMEKTRPMDRLLVGDVGYGKTEVALRAAFKAVRDGKQVAFLVPTTILAQQHYETMLDRFKNFPVSIGLMSRFRTKKQQEETIDQLKKGQIDIIVGTHRILSKDLEFMDLGLLIIDEEQRFGVKHKERLKQLRAQVDVLTLTATPIPRTLHMSMLGVRDLSVIETPPANRYPVQTYVMEKNPGAIREACEREIARGGQVFYLYNRVDTIEQKVDELKMLLPNARISYAHGQMTEIQLENALMEFINGEYDILVTTTIIETGVDIPNVNTLFVENADHMGLSQLYQLRGRVGRSNRVAYAYFMYEPQKVLNEVSEKRLQAIKDFTELGSGFKIAMRDLSIRGAGNLLGAQQHGFIDSVGFDMYTHMLNEAVNRKRGVDSKETKTVTEIDLGIDAYIPSDYIEDERQKIEMYKRIRQLENQEMYDELEADLLDRFGEYPDEVANLLTVGLIKMNADFALIDKIQKKKQSIYVELSKEGTSAYTIEQLFKALSKTTLKAEISTDEHLAVTFKLGKDTTVAIWLHEVSTFIEALRQERYAKKDVRDDANGKN, from the coding sequence ATGTACCTCAATCAAAGTATGATGACTATAATAGAACAAGATGAACAAGTGAAAGAGTGGCTTGATAATAGTGAGACACAAAAATCACAATTGATTACAGGTTTAGCTGGTTCAGCTAAGAGCTTAGTGATGTCGACGTTGCTGAAAAAAAATAAAAAGATCATGATTGTGACCCCTAATTTATATTATGGGACTAAATTGATGGACGACTTGCAACACATTGTTGACGAGTCTTATTTGCATTTCTTCCCTGTTGATGAAGTGGCAGCAGTTGAAATGTCCTTTTCTTCTCCGGAAGCACTAGCTGAGAGGATTAATAGCATGGTGTTTTTAAATAGTGATGAGCCAGGGATTATCGTTACACCATTAGCTGGATTACGTCGTTTTTTACCAGCTCCTAATAATTGGAAAAATAGTGTGTTATCTGTTGAAGTAGGAGGTATAATCGATTTAACAACTTTACCCGAAACATTAGTCTCTCTAGGGTATGTTAGAGAACAAATGATAGGAAAACCAGGTGAATTTAGTATTAGAGGAAGTATCATTGATATTTATCCTTTAACTAGTGAATACCCTGTGCGTATCGATTTGTTTGATGATGAGATTGATTCGTTGCGTTTGTTTGATGTAGAAACCCAACGTTCGTTATCAGATGTAGAGAATATATTAATTCCACCAGCTATGGATCAAGTGGTAACAAAAGATGAATTAGCAAACGCGGCAAGTGTATTAGATGAGGCGTTAAGTAAAAAAATTGATGGCATAAAAGATATTGATAGAAAAAATCAGTTAACTGCTTATAAAAATTATACAGTGGGTGAGTGGGGCAGTGGCCATCCAACTGATGATATTAGTCAATATATTGATATGATTTATGAGGAAAAATATCATTTAAGTGATTATTTATCTCATGACGATTTGGTGGTATTTGATGATTATAGTCGCATGATTGATACGGAAAAAGAGATTTTACGAGAAGAAGCAGAATGGTTAACGATCAAGTTAGAAGATAATCCAGTGTTTGAAGACCGAACGCTTGGTGGTGATTTTAGACAGATTATGAAAAAAATGCCACAACATCGGACATTTTTCTCTCTGTTTCAAAAAGGGATGGGAAATTTGCGTTTTTCTTCCATTTATCCGTTTGAATACCGTGCGATGCAACAATTCTTTGGACAGTTGCCGCTCTTAAAGGCAGAGATGGATCGTTGGGCAAAACAAAAACAAACGGTCGTGGTACTAGTCGAAGATACCGAACGTAGTAAAACGGTAGAACGCTTGTTTATTGATGCGGATATTTCTGTTGTCGTCAATAACAAAAAAGAGTTGTTAAAAGGGCAAGCACAAATCCAGGTTGGCTTATTAGAATCAGGGTTTGAGTTGCCGCAAGATAATTTAATCGTGTTAGTAGAAAAAGAAATTCTACATACCAGAACGAAACGTCAAGCACGTAAACAAACCATTTCTAATGCGGAACGATTAAAGAGTTATAATGAATTAAGTCCTGGTGATTATGTGGTTCATGCTAATCACGGGATTGGTAAATACATTGGCATGGAGACATTACTAAGTGGTGGCACACACCAGGATTACATGACCATTTTGTATCAAAATAACGATAAATTGTTTATTCCAGTGACCCAGTTAGATTTAATTCAAAAATATGTGGCTTCTGAGTCTAGAACGCCACGTATTAATAAATTAGGTGGTAGTGAGTGGACAAAGACAAAGAAAAAAGTATCGGCAAAAGTTGAAGATATCGCGGATGATTTAATTCAATTATATGCAGCAAGAGAAGCTGAAGTAGGATATGCTTTTTCACCAGATGACAATTACCAGCATGAGTTTGACAATGCCTTCCCGTACGCAGAAACGGACGACCAATTGCGAAGTATCCAAGAAATTAAGAAAGACATGGAGAAAACACGACCAATGGACCGTTTGCTTGTAGGGGACGTGGGTTACGGGAAGACAGAAGTGGCTTTGCGTGCAGCGTTTAAAGCAGTTAGAGATGGCAAACAAGTCGCATTCTTAGTCCCAACGACTATCTTAGCTCAACAGCACTATGAAACGATGTTAGACCGATTTAAAAATTTTCCAGTAAGTATTGGGTTAATGAGTCGATTTAGAACGAAAAAACAACAAGAAGAAACGATTGATCAATTGAAAAAAGGTCAAATAGATATTATTGTTGGCACGCATCGAATTTTATCAAAAGACTTAGAGTTTATGGATTTAGGATTGCTTATCATTGATGAGGAACAACGTTTTGGCGTGAAACATAAAGAGCGACTAAAACAATTACGTGCACAAGTGGATGTATTGACACTGACAGCTACACCGATTCCAAGAACATTGCACATGTCCATGTTGGGGGTGCGAGATTTATCGGTTATTGAAACCCCGCCGGCTAATCGTTACCCAGTGCAAACATATGTGATGGAGAAAAATCCAGGGGCTATACGTGAGGCGTGTGAGCGAGAAATTGCGCGTGGTGGACAAGTGTTTTATCTATACAATCGTGTGGATACGATTGAGCAAAAAGTCGATGAATTAAAAATGCTATTACCTAACGCTCGTATTTCTTATGCACATGGTCAAATGACAGAAATTCAGTTAGAAAATGCGTTAATGGAATTTATTAATGGTGAATACGATATTTTAGTGACAACGACGATTATTGAAACAGGGGTTGATATTCCTAATGTAAATACGTTGTTTGTGGAAAACGCCGATCACATGGGATTATCTCAGCTTTATCAGTTAAGAGGTCGTGTTGGCCGAAGTAATCGCGTGGCGTATGCTTATTTTATGTATGAACCGCAAAAAGTCTTAAATGAAGTGAGCGAGAAACGACTTCAAGCGATTAAAGATTTTACGGAATTAGGTTCAGGATTTAAAATTGCCATGCGAGATTTGTCAATTCGTGGTGCTGGAAACCTGTTAGGTGCTCAGCAACATGGCTTTATTGACTCAGTCGGGTTTGATATGTACACTCATATGCTTAATGAAGCAGTTAATCGTAAGCGTGGTGTCGATAGTAAAGAGACGAAAACAGTAACTGAAATTGACTTGGGCATTGATGCGTATATTCCAAGTGATTATATAGAAGATGAGCGTCAAAAAATTGAAATGTATAAGCGAATTAGACAACTTGAAAATCAAGAGATGTATGATGAATTAGAAGCTGATCTATTAGATAGATTTGGTGAATACCCTGATGAAGTCGCAAATCTATTAACTGTTGGGTTGATAAAAATGAATGCTGATTTTGCCTTAATTGATAAAATTCAAAAGAAAAAGCAATCAATTTATGTTGAATTAAGCAAGGAAGGCACGTCTGCTTACACAATCGAGCAGTTATTTAAAGCTTTATCAAAAACAACTTTAAAAGCAGAAATCAGTACAGACGAGCATTTGGCTGTGACATTCAAACTAGGTAAAGACACAACCGTTGCAATATGGTTACATGAAGTGTCAACATTTATTGAAGCATTAAGGCAAGAGCGATATGCTAAAAAAGATGTACGGGATGATGCGAATGGAAAAAATTAA
- a CDS encoding oligosaccharide flippase family protein, which translates to MEKIKVEKTVLKGTLILTITSFVVKILSAVYRVPFQNLVGDEGFYVYQQVYPIYGIAMTLSLSGMPVFLSKILASEESLIERKKILTQFFYYVSFLSIYLFLGLFVGAPLIAMMMGDKELIPLIRVVSLVFLLVPFLSTFRGYFQGEVNMLPTATSQLVEQGIRVGIILLSGWLFYTQSLDVYQVGSIATSGAIMGGICAIVVLIYYARKQPLSFYPIPSKEQRDNGLLRRLILEGGTLCFFSAYLVIFQLIDSFTIKKYLVFSGIPDLSAKIAKGVFDRGQPLVQLGLVVAIAMTATFMPTLTHYYKSKKKSDYQSMVLSYLKVSLSISVAAGIGLAIMIPFINVTLFSNNDGASTLSLFVLSVSIASMIQTYQTIYQSQNRVHYQFVAAIFGVLLKSILTPCLTYYFGTMGSSVSTLLGLLGCLLVLHHYLIRKGFDVAVGKLFLIKLLISLGLMAIGVYGFRVICLANGLLITHRGVTFALTLIGVFIGVTIYLISIVKFKLFSYDEWNMLPFGQKIYKHFY; encoded by the coding sequence ATGGAAAAAATTAAAGTAGAAAAAACTGTTTTAAAAGGAACGTTGATTTTAACGATTACGTCTTTTGTGGTAAAGATACTGAGTGCTGTGTATCGCGTGCCATTTCAAAATTTAGTGGGAGACGAAGGGTTTTATGTGTACCAACAAGTGTACCCTATCTATGGTATTGCGATGACATTGTCGTTATCTGGTATGCCTGTATTTTTATCAAAAATTTTAGCTAGTGAAGAGTCTTTGATTGAAAGAAAAAAAATTCTTACCCAATTTTTTTACTATGTTAGTTTCTTGTCTATCTATTTATTTTTAGGCTTATTTGTTGGGGCACCACTCATTGCCATGATGATGGGAGACAAAGAGCTCATACCACTTATTCGTGTTGTATCGTTGGTATTTTTACTGGTACCATTTTTATCTACTTTTAGAGGTTATTTTCAAGGAGAGGTGAATATGTTACCAACTGCAACCTCGCAGTTAGTGGAACAGGGAATTCGTGTGGGAATTATTTTACTTTCTGGTTGGTTGTTTTATACGCAAAGTTTAGATGTTTACCAAGTAGGAAGTATTGCCACATCAGGAGCGATTATGGGTGGAATATGTGCGATTGTGGTGTTAATATACTATGCAAGAAAGCAGCCGTTATCTTTTTATCCAATTCCCTCAAAGGAACAGCGTGATAATGGATTGCTAAGACGATTAATATTAGAAGGTGGAACGCTTTGCTTTTTTAGTGCTTACCTCGTAATTTTTCAATTGATTGATTCATTTACGATAAAAAAATATTTAGTTTTTTCAGGGATACCGGATCTATCAGCTAAAATAGCCAAGGGAGTCTTTGATAGAGGACAGCCATTGGTACAATTAGGATTGGTTGTGGCCATTGCAATGACTGCTACATTCATGCCGACGTTAACTCATTACTATAAAAGTAAAAAGAAATCAGATTATCAATCAATGGTGTTATCCTATTTAAAAGTGTCATTGAGTATTTCTGTGGCAGCAGGTATTGGATTGGCCATCATGATTCCATTTATCAATGTGACACTTTTTAGCAACAATGATGGCGCATCAACATTGTCGCTATTTGTACTATCTGTTAGTATTGCCTCAATGATTCAAACGTATCAAACAATTTATCAAAGTCAAAACCGAGTACATTATCAATTTGTCGCTGCAATATTTGGTGTGTTATTGAAGAGTATTTTGACACCATGTTTAACCTATTATTTTGGAACAATGGGGTCAAGCGTAAGTACGTTACTGGGGTTGTTAGGTTGTTTACTTGTTTTGCATCATTACCTGATCCGTAAGGGATTTGACGTAGCGGTTGGCAAACTTTTTTTAATAAAATTATTGATTAGTTTAGGGTTGATGGCTATTGGAGTCTATGGATTTAGAGTTATCTGTTTAGCTAACGGTTTACTCATAACTCATAGAGGAGTGACGTTTGCTTTAACACTAATAGGTGTCTTTATTGGAGTGACTATCTATCTAATAAGTATTGTGAAATTTAAATTATTTAGTTATGATGAATGGAACATGTTGCCATTTGGCCA